A window of the Lactuca sativa cultivar Salinas chromosome 5, Lsat_Salinas_v11, whole genome shotgun sequence genome harbors these coding sequences:
- the LOC111880179 gene encoding probable ubiquitin-conjugating enzyme E2 23 isoform X3 yields the protein MHIQTPPNSQSRMESKLDCDTDHGHDHDPNEASMVKIEENGRRPGVYIYRQDVVKSKTDGKTGVVTEVAGDSDSDSSSDDEDEDEDNEVVGPKEDLRENITGNNTDNDDEEEEEEGEEENTPLPADHVRVLWMDESESTHSQNDVIVIDRGFLHGDYVASASDPTGQVGVVIDVNISVDLSTIDGCVINDVSSKNLKRVRDFQVGDYVIFGPWLGRIDDVLDNVTVMFDDGSVCKVMKADPLRLKPVGKNLLEDAHYPYYPGQRVKASSSSVFKNSRWVSGLWKASRLEGTVTNVTAGSVFVYWIASAGYGPDSSITPSEEQNPKNLKLLACFSHANWELGDWCLLPSPKDSVKGRLQGQEKSESDSEVQENTGIGITNSNPSTESSSCSGSLPVSKGSSSGTHESWPLHRKKVRKVMVKRDKRCKKKEENYEKALQIVNTKTRVDVLWQDGSTKHGLDSTSLIPIENPGDHEFVSEQYVVEKPSDGNDAADDDHDDEVSRVGVVKSVNAKERTACVRWLKSVARAEDFKEFDKEEVVSVYELEGHQDYDYCYGDVVVRLPSADVAGLTDGNEVKGDFSDLSWVGNITGLRNGDIEVTWADGMVSMVGPQAIYVVGRDDDDDSAGGGSEVSDDAASWETMEGEDNDMENLQKALEDLGMQNGSQDTDEQTAESIQTNGALSIPLAALGFMTREDKNDDVSSSRKSSSTDNTLERLASGSEEHEHEHADVEEKFLLDSPAQRLNIDDSGKSSEGGNGNSSFKGFDIVKDPLDHYYLGVNGQNITGRKWLKKVQQDWNILQNNLPNGIYVRCYENRMDLLRAVVVGAYGTPYQDGLFFFDFHLPPEYPDVPPSAYYHSGGWRINPNLYEEGKVCLSLLNTWSGKGNEVWDPKSSSILQVLVSLQGLVLNSKPYFNEAGYDKQVGTPEGEKNSLSYNENTFLLNCKTIMYLIRRPPKDFEDLVREHFRERGYYILKACDAYMKGYLIGSLSEDASVCETSIPDANSVGFKLMLAKIVPKLLLALNQIGANCQEFIHLQDS from the exons ATGCACATTCAAACACCCCCAAATTCTCAATCTAGG ATGGAATCCAAGCTGGATTGTGATACGGATCATGGTCATGATCATGATCCAAACGAAGCTTCCATGGTCAAGATAGAAGAGAATGGAAGGCGTCCAGGGGTATATATCTACAGACAAGATGTTGTAAAGAGCAAAACTGATGGAAAGACAGGTGTAGTGACAGAAGTTGCAGGTGATTCTGATTCAGATAGCAGtagtgatgatgaagatgaagatgaagacaatgaAGTGGTGGGCCCCAAAGAAGATTTACGTGAAAACATCACTGGAAATAATACTGataatgatgatgaagaagaagaagaagaaggagaagaagaaaacaCCCCACTTCCAGCAGACCATGTTAGGGTTCTATGGATGGATGAGTCAGAGTCAACCCATAGTCAAAATGATGTGATAGTAATCGACAGAGGTTTTTTACATGGAGATTATGTTGCTTCTGCTTCTGATCCAACTGGGCAAGTGGGTGTTGTTATTGATGTCAATATATCCGTTGACTTGTCAACCATTGATGGGTGTGTCATAAATGATGTCTCTTCAAAGAATCTGAAACGTGTAAGGGATTTTCAAGTGGGCGATTATGTAATTTTTGGTCCATGGTTGGGCAGAATCGATGATGTTCTTGATAATGTAACAGTCATGTTTGATGATGGATCAGTTTGTAAAGTTATGAAAGCTGATCCTTTAAGGTTAAAACCTGTTGGCAAGAATCTTCTAGAAGATGCACATTACCCATATTACCCTGGTCAAAGAGTCAAAGCAAGTTCTTCATCTGTTTTCAAGAATTCAAGATGGGTATCTGGGTTGTGGAAAGCTTCAAGATTGGAAGGAACTGTAACAAATGTGACAGCTGGATCCGTTTTTGTTTATTGGATTGCATCCGCGGGTTATGGCCCGGATTCTTCAATTACACCTTCTGaagaacaaaaccctaaaaacttaaAGTTATTGGCATGTTTTTCACATGCAAATTGGGAACTTGGTGATTGGTGTCTTCTTCCATCTCCAAAAGACTCTGTAAAAGGTAGATTACAAGGTCAAGAGAAGTCCGAGAGTGATTCCGAAGTGCAAGAAAACACTGGAATCGGAATCACCAATTCCAATCCTTCTACTGAATCTAGTTCTTGTAGTGGTTCATTGCCTGTTTCAAAAGGTTCGAGTTCTGGGACTCATGAATCTTGGCCTTTACATAGGAAAAAGGTAAGAAAAGTTATGGTGAAGAGGGATAAAAGGTGTAAGAAAAAAGAGGAAAATTACGAAAAAGCCCTTCAAATTGTGAACACGAAAACACGAGTTGATGTACTTTGGCAAGACGGGAGTACAAAACACGGATTGGATTCCACTTCTTTGATTCCAATTGAAAACCCTGGAGATCATGAATTTGTTTCTGAACAATATGTTGTGGAAAAACCTAGTGATGGGAATGATGCTGCTGATGATGATCATGATGATGAAGTTAGTCGTGTTGGAGTTGTGAAAAGTGTGAATGCAAAAGAAAGAACTGCATGTGTAAGGTGGTTGAAATCGGTTGCAAGAGCAGAAGATTTTAAGGAATTTGATAAAGAGGAAGTTGTGAGTGTGTATGAGCTTGAAGGGCATCAAGATTATGATTATTGTTATGGGGATGTGGTTGTGAGGTTACCATCTGCTGACGTGGCAGGGTTGACCGATGGGAATGAGGTCAAAGGAGATTTTTCGGATCTTTCTTGGGTTGGAAACATTACAGGGCTTAGAAATGGTGATATTGAAGTTACTTGGGCTGATGGGATGGTTTCAATG GTGGGCCCACAAGCAATATATGTAGTAGGgcgtgatgatgatgatgactcagctggtggtggaagtgaagtaaGTGATGATGCAGCAAGTTGGGAAACAATGGAGGGTGAAGATAATGATATGGAAAATCTTCAAAAGGCACTAGAG GATCTTGGGATGCAAAATGGGTCACAGGATACAGATGAGCAAACAGCTGAAAGCATTCAGACAAATGGTGCGCTTTCTATACCCTTAGCTGCCCTTGGATTCATGACAAG GGAAGATAAAAATGATGATGTGTCTAGTTCACGAAAATCCAGCTCTACTGATAATACCCTTGAAAGATTGGCTTCTGGTAGTGAGGAGCATGAACATGAACATGCTGATGTGGAGGAAAAGTTTTTATTAGATTCGCCAGCTCAGCGATTAAATATTGATGATTCTGGTAAATCAAGTGAGGGGGGGAATGGAAATTCCAGCTTTAAAGGATTTGATATTGTGAAAGATCCTCTTGATCATTATTATCTTGGTGTCAATGGACAG AATATCACCGGAAGAAAATGGCTGAAGAAAGTCCAACAAGATTGGAATATCCTTCAAAACAACTTACCAA ATGGAATTTATGTCAGATGTTATGAAAATAGAATGGATTTATTGAGAGCTGTAGTAGTTGGAGCATATGGAACACCTTATCAAGATGGCCTTTTCTTTTTTGACTTTCATCTCCCCCCTGAATACCCCGATGTTCCTCCG TCAGCATATTATCATTCGGGAGGATGGAgaataaaccctaatttatacgAGGAAGGAAAAGTTTGTCTTAGCCTGTTAAATACATGGAGTGGAAAAGGGAATGAAGTTTGGGATCCAAAATCTTCCAGCATTCTTCAAGTTCTGGTTTCACTACAAGGCCTTGTgcttaattccaaaccctatttTAATGAAGCTGGATATGATAAACAAGTTGGGACTCCAGAAGGAGAGAAGAATTCTTTGTCATATAATGAGAATACCTTCTTATTGAACTGCAAAACAATCATGTATCTCATCAGAAGACCCCCAAAG gatTTTGAAGATCTTGTGAGGGAGCATTTTAGAGAGCGTGGGTATTATATTCTCAAGGCATGTGATGCGTACATGAAAGGCTATTTAATTGGCTCTCTTTCTGAAGATGCCTCTGTATGTGAAACCAGTATTCCGGATGCTAATTCTGTTGGGTTCAAGCTCATGTTAGCAAAAATTGTGCCAAAGCTTTTGTTAGCCCTCAATCAAATCGGAGCTAATTGTCAAGAGTTCATTCATTTACAAGACTCGTAA
- the LOC111880179 gene encoding probable ubiquitin-conjugating enzyme E2 23 isoform X2 — protein sequence MESKLDCDTDHGHDHDPNEASMVKIEENGRRPGVYIYRQDVVKSKTDGKTGVVTEVAGDSDSDSSSDDEDEDEDNEVVGPKEDLRENITGNNTDNDDEEEEEEGEEENTPLPADHVRVLWMDESESTHSQNDVIVIDRGFLHGDYVASASDPTGQVGVVIDVNISVDLSTIDGCVINDVSSKNLKRVRDFQVGDYVIFGPWLGRIDDVLDNVTVMFDDGSVCKVMKADPLRLKPVGKNLLEDAHYPYYPGQRVKASSSSVFKNSRWVSGLWKASRLEGTVTNVTAGSVFVYWIASAGYGPDSSITPSEEQNPKNLKLLACFSHANWELGDWCLLPSPKDSVKGRLQGQEKSESDSEVQENTGIGITNSNPSTESSSCSGSLPVSKGSSSGTHESWPLHRKKVRKVMVKRDKRCKKKEENYEKALQIVNTKTRVDVLWQDGSTKHGLDSTSLIPIENPGDHEFVSEQYVVEKPSDGNDAADDDHDDEVSRVGVVKSVNAKERTACVRWLKSVARAEDFKEFDKEEVVSVYELEGHQDYDYCYGDVVVRLPSADVAGLTDGNEVKGDFSDLSWVGNITGLRNGDIEVTWADGMVSMVGPQAIYVVGRDDDDDSAGGGSEVSDDAASWETMEGEDNDMENLQKALEDLGMQNGSQDTDEQTAESIQTNGALSIPLAALGFMTRLASGIFSRGQRNITDNSGGDNVTLHREDKNDDVSSSRKSSSTDNTLERLASGSEEHEHEHADVEEKFLLDSPAQRLNIDDSGKSSEGGNGNSSFKGFDIVKDPLDHYYLGVNGQNITGRKWLKKVQQDWNILQNNLPNGIYVRCYENRMDLLRAVVVGAYGTPYQDGLFFFDFHLPPEYPDVPPSAYYHSGGWRINPNLYEEGKVCLSLLNTWSGKGNEVWDPKSSSILQVLVSLQGLVLNSKPYFNEAGYDKQVGTPEGEKNSLSYNENTFLLNCKTIMYLIRRPPKDFEDLVREHFRERGYYILKACDAYMKGYLIGSLSEDASVCETSIPDANSVGFKLMLAKIVPKLLLALNQIGANCQEFIHLQDS from the exons ATGGAATCCAAGCTGGATTGTGATACGGATCATGGTCATGATCATGATCCAAACGAAGCTTCCATGGTCAAGATAGAAGAGAATGGAAGGCGTCCAGGGGTATATATCTACAGACAAGATGTTGTAAAGAGCAAAACTGATGGAAAGACAGGTGTAGTGACAGAAGTTGCAGGTGATTCTGATTCAGATAGCAGtagtgatgatgaagatgaagatgaagacaatgaAGTGGTGGGCCCCAAAGAAGATTTACGTGAAAACATCACTGGAAATAATACTGataatgatgatgaagaagaagaagaagaaggagaagaagaaaacaCCCCACTTCCAGCAGACCATGTTAGGGTTCTATGGATGGATGAGTCAGAGTCAACCCATAGTCAAAATGATGTGATAGTAATCGACAGAGGTTTTTTACATGGAGATTATGTTGCTTCTGCTTCTGATCCAACTGGGCAAGTGGGTGTTGTTATTGATGTCAATATATCCGTTGACTTGTCAACCATTGATGGGTGTGTCATAAATGATGTCTCTTCAAAGAATCTGAAACGTGTAAGGGATTTTCAAGTGGGCGATTATGTAATTTTTGGTCCATGGTTGGGCAGAATCGATGATGTTCTTGATAATGTAACAGTCATGTTTGATGATGGATCAGTTTGTAAAGTTATGAAAGCTGATCCTTTAAGGTTAAAACCTGTTGGCAAGAATCTTCTAGAAGATGCACATTACCCATATTACCCTGGTCAAAGAGTCAAAGCAAGTTCTTCATCTGTTTTCAAGAATTCAAGATGGGTATCTGGGTTGTGGAAAGCTTCAAGATTGGAAGGAACTGTAACAAATGTGACAGCTGGATCCGTTTTTGTTTATTGGATTGCATCCGCGGGTTATGGCCCGGATTCTTCAATTACACCTTCTGaagaacaaaaccctaaaaacttaaAGTTATTGGCATGTTTTTCACATGCAAATTGGGAACTTGGTGATTGGTGTCTTCTTCCATCTCCAAAAGACTCTGTAAAAGGTAGATTACAAGGTCAAGAGAAGTCCGAGAGTGATTCCGAAGTGCAAGAAAACACTGGAATCGGAATCACCAATTCCAATCCTTCTACTGAATCTAGTTCTTGTAGTGGTTCATTGCCTGTTTCAAAAGGTTCGAGTTCTGGGACTCATGAATCTTGGCCTTTACATAGGAAAAAGGTAAGAAAAGTTATGGTGAAGAGGGATAAAAGGTGTAAGAAAAAAGAGGAAAATTACGAAAAAGCCCTTCAAATTGTGAACACGAAAACACGAGTTGATGTACTTTGGCAAGACGGGAGTACAAAACACGGATTGGATTCCACTTCTTTGATTCCAATTGAAAACCCTGGAGATCATGAATTTGTTTCTGAACAATATGTTGTGGAAAAACCTAGTGATGGGAATGATGCTGCTGATGATGATCATGATGATGAAGTTAGTCGTGTTGGAGTTGTGAAAAGTGTGAATGCAAAAGAAAGAACTGCATGTGTAAGGTGGTTGAAATCGGTTGCAAGAGCAGAAGATTTTAAGGAATTTGATAAAGAGGAAGTTGTGAGTGTGTATGAGCTTGAAGGGCATCAAGATTATGATTATTGTTATGGGGATGTGGTTGTGAGGTTACCATCTGCTGACGTGGCAGGGTTGACCGATGGGAATGAGGTCAAAGGAGATTTTTCGGATCTTTCTTGGGTTGGAAACATTACAGGGCTTAGAAATGGTGATATTGAAGTTACTTGGGCTGATGGGATGGTTTCAATG GTGGGCCCACAAGCAATATATGTAGTAGGgcgtgatgatgatgatgactcagctggtggtggaagtgaagtaaGTGATGATGCAGCAAGTTGGGAAACAATGGAGGGTGAAGATAATGATATGGAAAATCTTCAAAAGGCACTAGAG GATCTTGGGATGCAAAATGGGTCACAGGATACAGATGAGCAAACAGCTGAAAGCATTCAGACAAATGGTGCGCTTTCTATACCCTTAGCTGCCCTTGGATTCATGACAAGGTTAGCAAGTGGAATTTTTTCTAGGGGTCAAAGAAACATTACAGATAATTCAGGGGGTGATAATGTAACATTACATAGGGAAGATAAAAATGATGATGTGTCTAGTTCACGAAAATCCAGCTCTACTGATAATACCCTTGAAAGATTGGCTTCTGGTAGTGAGGAGCATGAACATGAACATGCTGATGTGGAGGAAAAGTTTTTATTAGATTCGCCAGCTCAGCGATTAAATATTGATGATTCTGGTAAATCAAGTGAGGGGGGGAATGGAAATTCCAGCTTTAAAGGATTTGATATTGTGAAAGATCCTCTTGATCATTATTATCTTGGTGTCAATGGACAG AATATCACCGGAAGAAAATGGCTGAAGAAAGTCCAACAAGATTGGAATATCCTTCAAAACAACTTACCAA ATGGAATTTATGTCAGATGTTATGAAAATAGAATGGATTTATTGAGAGCTGTAGTAGTTGGAGCATATGGAACACCTTATCAAGATGGCCTTTTCTTTTTTGACTTTCATCTCCCCCCTGAATACCCCGATGTTCCTCCG TCAGCATATTATCATTCGGGAGGATGGAgaataaaccctaatttatacgAGGAAGGAAAAGTTTGTCTTAGCCTGTTAAATACATGGAGTGGAAAAGGGAATGAAGTTTGGGATCCAAAATCTTCCAGCATTCTTCAAGTTCTGGTTTCACTACAAGGCCTTGTgcttaattccaaaccctatttTAATGAAGCTGGATATGATAAACAAGTTGGGACTCCAGAAGGAGAGAAGAATTCTTTGTCATATAATGAGAATACCTTCTTATTGAACTGCAAAACAATCATGTATCTCATCAGAAGACCCCCAAAG gatTTTGAAGATCTTGTGAGGGAGCATTTTAGAGAGCGTGGGTATTATATTCTCAAGGCATGTGATGCGTACATGAAAGGCTATTTAATTGGCTCTCTTTCTGAAGATGCCTCTGTATGTGAAACCAGTATTCCGGATGCTAATTCTGTTGGGTTCAAGCTCATGTTAGCAAAAATTGTGCCAAAGCTTTTGTTAGCCCTCAATCAAATCGGAGCTAATTGTCAAGAGTTCATTCATTTACAAGACTCGTAA
- the LOC111880179 gene encoding probable ubiquitin-conjugating enzyme E2 23 isoform X1, whose protein sequence is MHIQTPPNSQSRMESKLDCDTDHGHDHDPNEASMVKIEENGRRPGVYIYRQDVVKSKTDGKTGVVTEVAGDSDSDSSSDDEDEDEDNEVVGPKEDLRENITGNNTDNDDEEEEEEGEEENTPLPADHVRVLWMDESESTHSQNDVIVIDRGFLHGDYVASASDPTGQVGVVIDVNISVDLSTIDGCVINDVSSKNLKRVRDFQVGDYVIFGPWLGRIDDVLDNVTVMFDDGSVCKVMKADPLRLKPVGKNLLEDAHYPYYPGQRVKASSSSVFKNSRWVSGLWKASRLEGTVTNVTAGSVFVYWIASAGYGPDSSITPSEEQNPKNLKLLACFSHANWELGDWCLLPSPKDSVKGRLQGQEKSESDSEVQENTGIGITNSNPSTESSSCSGSLPVSKGSSSGTHESWPLHRKKVRKVMVKRDKRCKKKEENYEKALQIVNTKTRVDVLWQDGSTKHGLDSTSLIPIENPGDHEFVSEQYVVEKPSDGNDAADDDHDDEVSRVGVVKSVNAKERTACVRWLKSVARAEDFKEFDKEEVVSVYELEGHQDYDYCYGDVVVRLPSADVAGLTDGNEVKGDFSDLSWVGNITGLRNGDIEVTWADGMVSMVGPQAIYVVGRDDDDDSAGGGSEVSDDAASWETMEGEDNDMENLQKALEDLGMQNGSQDTDEQTAESIQTNGALSIPLAALGFMTRLASGIFSRGQRNITDNSGGDNVTLHREDKNDDVSSSRKSSSTDNTLERLASGSEEHEHEHADVEEKFLLDSPAQRLNIDDSGKSSEGGNGNSSFKGFDIVKDPLDHYYLGVNGQNITGRKWLKKVQQDWNILQNNLPNGIYVRCYENRMDLLRAVVVGAYGTPYQDGLFFFDFHLPPEYPDVPPSAYYHSGGWRINPNLYEEGKVCLSLLNTWSGKGNEVWDPKSSSILQVLVSLQGLVLNSKPYFNEAGYDKQVGTPEGEKNSLSYNENTFLLNCKTIMYLIRRPPKDFEDLVREHFRERGYYILKACDAYMKGYLIGSLSEDASVCETSIPDANSVGFKLMLAKIVPKLLLALNQIGANCQEFIHLQDS, encoded by the exons ATGCACATTCAAACACCCCCAAATTCTCAATCTAGG ATGGAATCCAAGCTGGATTGTGATACGGATCATGGTCATGATCATGATCCAAACGAAGCTTCCATGGTCAAGATAGAAGAGAATGGAAGGCGTCCAGGGGTATATATCTACAGACAAGATGTTGTAAAGAGCAAAACTGATGGAAAGACAGGTGTAGTGACAGAAGTTGCAGGTGATTCTGATTCAGATAGCAGtagtgatgatgaagatgaagatgaagacaatgaAGTGGTGGGCCCCAAAGAAGATTTACGTGAAAACATCACTGGAAATAATACTGataatgatgatgaagaagaagaagaagaaggagaagaagaaaacaCCCCACTTCCAGCAGACCATGTTAGGGTTCTATGGATGGATGAGTCAGAGTCAACCCATAGTCAAAATGATGTGATAGTAATCGACAGAGGTTTTTTACATGGAGATTATGTTGCTTCTGCTTCTGATCCAACTGGGCAAGTGGGTGTTGTTATTGATGTCAATATATCCGTTGACTTGTCAACCATTGATGGGTGTGTCATAAATGATGTCTCTTCAAAGAATCTGAAACGTGTAAGGGATTTTCAAGTGGGCGATTATGTAATTTTTGGTCCATGGTTGGGCAGAATCGATGATGTTCTTGATAATGTAACAGTCATGTTTGATGATGGATCAGTTTGTAAAGTTATGAAAGCTGATCCTTTAAGGTTAAAACCTGTTGGCAAGAATCTTCTAGAAGATGCACATTACCCATATTACCCTGGTCAAAGAGTCAAAGCAAGTTCTTCATCTGTTTTCAAGAATTCAAGATGGGTATCTGGGTTGTGGAAAGCTTCAAGATTGGAAGGAACTGTAACAAATGTGACAGCTGGATCCGTTTTTGTTTATTGGATTGCATCCGCGGGTTATGGCCCGGATTCTTCAATTACACCTTCTGaagaacaaaaccctaaaaacttaaAGTTATTGGCATGTTTTTCACATGCAAATTGGGAACTTGGTGATTGGTGTCTTCTTCCATCTCCAAAAGACTCTGTAAAAGGTAGATTACAAGGTCAAGAGAAGTCCGAGAGTGATTCCGAAGTGCAAGAAAACACTGGAATCGGAATCACCAATTCCAATCCTTCTACTGAATCTAGTTCTTGTAGTGGTTCATTGCCTGTTTCAAAAGGTTCGAGTTCTGGGACTCATGAATCTTGGCCTTTACATAGGAAAAAGGTAAGAAAAGTTATGGTGAAGAGGGATAAAAGGTGTAAGAAAAAAGAGGAAAATTACGAAAAAGCCCTTCAAATTGTGAACACGAAAACACGAGTTGATGTACTTTGGCAAGACGGGAGTACAAAACACGGATTGGATTCCACTTCTTTGATTCCAATTGAAAACCCTGGAGATCATGAATTTGTTTCTGAACAATATGTTGTGGAAAAACCTAGTGATGGGAATGATGCTGCTGATGATGATCATGATGATGAAGTTAGTCGTGTTGGAGTTGTGAAAAGTGTGAATGCAAAAGAAAGAACTGCATGTGTAAGGTGGTTGAAATCGGTTGCAAGAGCAGAAGATTTTAAGGAATTTGATAAAGAGGAAGTTGTGAGTGTGTATGAGCTTGAAGGGCATCAAGATTATGATTATTGTTATGGGGATGTGGTTGTGAGGTTACCATCTGCTGACGTGGCAGGGTTGACCGATGGGAATGAGGTCAAAGGAGATTTTTCGGATCTTTCTTGGGTTGGAAACATTACAGGGCTTAGAAATGGTGATATTGAAGTTACTTGGGCTGATGGGATGGTTTCAATG GTGGGCCCACAAGCAATATATGTAGTAGGgcgtgatgatgatgatgactcagctggtggtggaagtgaagtaaGTGATGATGCAGCAAGTTGGGAAACAATGGAGGGTGAAGATAATGATATGGAAAATCTTCAAAAGGCACTAGAG GATCTTGGGATGCAAAATGGGTCACAGGATACAGATGAGCAAACAGCTGAAAGCATTCAGACAAATGGTGCGCTTTCTATACCCTTAGCTGCCCTTGGATTCATGACAAGGTTAGCAAGTGGAATTTTTTCTAGGGGTCAAAGAAACATTACAGATAATTCAGGGGGTGATAATGTAACATTACATAGGGAAGATAAAAATGATGATGTGTCTAGTTCACGAAAATCCAGCTCTACTGATAATACCCTTGAAAGATTGGCTTCTGGTAGTGAGGAGCATGAACATGAACATGCTGATGTGGAGGAAAAGTTTTTATTAGATTCGCCAGCTCAGCGATTAAATATTGATGATTCTGGTAAATCAAGTGAGGGGGGGAATGGAAATTCCAGCTTTAAAGGATTTGATATTGTGAAAGATCCTCTTGATCATTATTATCTTGGTGTCAATGGACAG AATATCACCGGAAGAAAATGGCTGAAGAAAGTCCAACAAGATTGGAATATCCTTCAAAACAACTTACCAA ATGGAATTTATGTCAGATGTTATGAAAATAGAATGGATTTATTGAGAGCTGTAGTAGTTGGAGCATATGGAACACCTTATCAAGATGGCCTTTTCTTTTTTGACTTTCATCTCCCCCCTGAATACCCCGATGTTCCTCCG TCAGCATATTATCATTCGGGAGGATGGAgaataaaccctaatttatacgAGGAAGGAAAAGTTTGTCTTAGCCTGTTAAATACATGGAGTGGAAAAGGGAATGAAGTTTGGGATCCAAAATCTTCCAGCATTCTTCAAGTTCTGGTTTCACTACAAGGCCTTGTgcttaattccaaaccctatttTAATGAAGCTGGATATGATAAACAAGTTGGGACTCCAGAAGGAGAGAAGAATTCTTTGTCATATAATGAGAATACCTTCTTATTGAACTGCAAAACAATCATGTATCTCATCAGAAGACCCCCAAAG gatTTTGAAGATCTTGTGAGGGAGCATTTTAGAGAGCGTGGGTATTATATTCTCAAGGCATGTGATGCGTACATGAAAGGCTATTTAATTGGCTCTCTTTCTGAAGATGCCTCTGTATGTGAAACCAGTATTCCGGATGCTAATTCTGTTGGGTTCAAGCTCATGTTAGCAAAAATTGTGCCAAAGCTTTTGTTAGCCCTCAATCAAATCGGAGCTAATTGTCAAGAGTTCATTCATTTACAAGACTCGTAA
- the LOC111880177 gene encoding signal peptidase complex subunit 3B has protein sequence MHSFGYRANALLTFSLTILALMAAMASFSDNFNSPSPAAHVQVLNVNRFQNRPNGDDEIGMTLSISADLQSLFTWNTKQVFVFLAAEYGTPKNAMNQVSLWDGIIQLKEDAKFSTKVKNKYRFIDQGSNLRGRDINLTLHWHIMPKTGKMFADKLVVTGFQLPHSYR, from the exons ATGCATTCCTTCGGTTACAGAGCCAATGCTCTGTTGACATTTTCCCTTACGATTCTAGCTCTAATGGCTGCCATGGCCTCTTTTTCAGACAATTTCAACTCCCCTTCCCCAGCTGCACATGTTCAG GTTTTGAACGTAAATCGATTCCAGAATAGACCCAACGGAGACGACGAG ATTGGCATGACACTAAGCATATCTGCAGACCTACAATCATTGTTTACATGGAATACCAAGCAG GTCTTTGTATTTTTAGCTGCTGAATATGGAACTCCAAAAAATGCCATGAATCAG GTGTCATTGTGGGATGGAATCATACAATTAAAAGAAGATGCAAAATTCTCTACAAAAGTTAAGAATAAGTACAGGTTCATTGATCAG ggAAGCAATCTTCGAGGAAGGGATATTAACTTGACTTTACACTGGCATATTATGCCAAAGACAGGGAAGATGTTTGCTGACAAATTGGTAGTAACTGGTTTTCAGTTGCCACACTCATACAGATGA